One part of the Epinephelus fuscoguttatus linkage group LG12, E.fuscoguttatus.final_Chr_v1 genome encodes these proteins:
- the LOC125898665 gene encoding protein spinster homolog 3-like: MEPEDKPKPRWSIGSNSGLQYGSFANSLSSLTPRAEEEEKPGISPRRAYIAVAVLCYVNLLNYMERYTIAGVLSNIQKFFEISDSTAALIQTVFICSFLLLAPLFGYLGDRYNRKYIMIGGLSVWLVTAAGSSFVTGSHFWLLMLLRGMVGVGEASYSTIAPTIIGDLFVGPKRSTMILVFYILIPVGSGLGYIVGAGVATLTGDWRWALRITPILGVVGLVLLFFLCPNPPRGAAETHGEGVTGNSSYLEDIKYLLKTKSYVWSSLGVTATAFLTGALAFWMPTFLSRAQVSQGLQPPCVKEPCSPTDSYIFGAVTVVTGILGGCLGSGLSRWFREKVPNADPLICAVGLLGSAPCLLITIFVASASIPTTYVFIFIGEVLISLNWAVMADILLYVVIPTRRSTAEALQISVCHLLGDAGSPYLVGAISDAIRRSKSATHDWNFHSLKYSLLLCPFVGLLGGVFFLLTSFYIIEDRKTAALLVEGNPPPQPNPASEPHMELSVGNKSDHANNLSVNIES, translated from the exons ATGGAGCCAGAGGACAAACCAAAACCTCGATGGAGTATTGGCTCCAACTCTGGTCTACAGTATGGCTCTTTTGCGAACAGCCTTTCCTCACTTACACCAagggcagaggaagaggagaaaccAGGAATATCACCTAGACGTGCCTACATAGCTGTAGCTGTGCTTTGCTACGTCAACTTGCTCAACTACATGGAACGGTACACGATAGCAG GTGTCCTTTCCAACATTCAGAAATTCTTTGAAATAAGTGACAGTACAGCTGCACTTATACAAACAG TTTTCATCTGCAGTTTCTTGCTCTTGGCCCCTCTCTTTGGTTACCTTGGGGACCGCTACAACCGGAAATACATCATGATTGGTGGTTTGAGTGTGTGGCTAGTGACTGCAGCCGGCAGCTCTTTCGTCACTGGGTCG CACTTCTGGCTCCTGATGCTGCTGCGAGGCATGGTCGGGGTAGGAGAGGCCAGCTACTCCACCATTGCTCCCACTATCATCGGTGACCTCTTTGTCGGGCCTAAACGGAGCACCATGATCCTTGTCTTTTACATCTTAATCCCAGTCGGAAG tggtCTTGGATACATAGTCGGGGCAGGGGTTGCTACTCTCACAGGGGACTGGCGCTGGGCTCTCAGG ATCACTCCCATCCTGGGTGTAGTGGGACTAGTCTTGCTGTTTTTCTTATGCCCCAACCCACCCAGAGGTGCTGCAGAAACCCACGGAGAGGGAGTCACAGGGAACAGCTCTTACCTGGAGGACATCAAGTATCTTCTGAAAAC TAAAAGTTATGTGTGGTCATCACTGGGCGTGACAGCTACGGCCTTCCTCACTGGAGCCCTGGCTTTCTGGATGCCCACTTTTCTGTCCAGAGCTCAGGTCAGTCAGGGCCTCCAACCACCATGTGTCAAAGAGCCCTGCAGCCCCACAGACAG TTATATCTTTGGTGCTGTGACAGTGGTGACAGGCATTCTGGGAGGATGTCTCGGCAGCGGTTTGTCAAGATGGTTTAGGGAAAAGGTCCCAAACGCGGACCCCCTCATCTGCGCAGTTGGCCTGCTGGGATCGGCTCCTTGCCTCTTAATCACCATCTTTGTGGCATCAGCAAGCATTCCCACCACTTAT GTTTTCATTTTCATCGGTGAAGTACTGATATCACTGAACTGGGCTGTCATGGCCGATATACTGCTG TATGTTGTCATACCGACCAGAAGATCCACAGCTGAGGCCCTCCAGATTTCAGTGTGTCATCTCCTGGGTGACGCTGGGAGTCCTTACCTAGTAGGAGCG ATCTCTGATGCTATACGCAGATCCAAATCTGCAACTCACGATTGGAACTTCCACAGTCTGAAGTACAGCCTCCTGCTCTGCCCATTTGTTGGGCTCCTGGGTGGAGTCTTTTTCCTCTTGACTTCCTTTTACATCATTGAAGACAGGAAGACAGCTGCACTGTTGGTTGAAG gAAATCCTCCACCACAACCGAATCCTGCATCTGAGCCTCATATGGAGCTGAGCGTCGGGAACAAAAGCGACCATGCAAATAATTTATCTGTAAATATTGAAAGTTAA